From Cetobacterium somerae ATCC BAA-474, one genomic window encodes:
- a CDS encoding heterodisulfide reductase-related iron-sulfur binding cluster produces the protein MKDIIENCMGASEAACKSSCPMNTDAKTYVRLIGEDKGKEAIKVIRETLFLPGVLGRICAHPCEQNCRRGKEDSPIAIATLKRYAADNFDNEEDWDISVKSKNGKKIAIIGMGPAGAQGAIDLAKEGYEVTIFDRSSEFGGMMRVRIPEHKLPREVIDREYSLLEKLGINIQFSTEIGKDISFEKLEKNYDAILIATGKNAKSSFVFDELTLQLINNKKVFVAGNCASARIVVEAMSEGRRAAKSIDRFLNGKDLKEGRSLEAEGGYQTKLYLPTEYLPEGWNSFGKNERVIPKIVNGENLGFTKEEAIKEANRCLKCECKLCMKECSMLNDYTDCPKTLFTEYAEKGYENVDPKISYSCNMCNQCTLKCPKSLDLKSNFSDLRSKYIKDNGGKSPMKGHKAIEAHQYLGYSKLFNTTNTAPNGKKTKYVFFPGCSLPSYNSVAVGNIMDHLQNKLGGEVGSLLKCCGKPPKALGQDELFKERFQTVQEELDKVGAETIIVACQSCYGIFGTYGKQNVISLWELLPEIGLPESQLGIGKGSDVKFNIHDSCPTRNVTKIHDGIRWIMEKLGYEVEELENSREKTRCCGFGGMIVPAVPEVAKKVMNRRAKETTTGHMVTYCAACRESMENGGADALHIVDLIFGDKYKKSKAKKRNMGPVKQWLTRYKSKLELNKRES, from the coding sequence ATGAAAGATATTATTGAAAATTGTATGGGTGCTTCTGAGGCAGCTTGTAAAAGCAGTTGTCCAATGAACACAGATGCTAAAACTTATGTGAGATTGATTGGAGAAGATAAGGGAAAAGAAGCGATAAAAGTTATTAGAGAAACTCTTTTTCTACCTGGAGTATTAGGAAGAATTTGTGCTCATCCTTGTGAGCAAAATTGTAGAAGAGGAAAAGAGGACTCACCAATAGCAATAGCTACATTAAAAAGATATGCAGCAGATAATTTTGATAATGAAGAAGATTGGGATATAAGTGTAAAAAGTAAGAATGGTAAAAAGATAGCTATAATCGGTATGGGGCCAGCAGGTGCTCAAGGTGCAATAGATTTAGCTAAAGAAGGATATGAAGTTACAATATTTGATAGATCATCTGAGTTTGGTGGAATGATGAGAGTTAGAATTCCAGAGCATAAGCTTCCAAGAGAGGTAATAGATAGAGAATACTCTTTGCTAGAAAAATTAGGAATTAATATTCAATTTTCAACAGAGATTGGGAAAGATATTTCTTTTGAGAAGTTAGAAAAAAATTATGATGCAATTTTAATTGCCACAGGAAAAAATGCAAAGAGTTCATTTGTTTTTGATGAGTTAACTTTACAATTAATAAATAATAAAAAAGTTTTTGTAGCTGGAAATTGTGCAAGTGCACGTATTGTTGTAGAAGCTATGTCAGAGGGAAGAAGAGCAGCTAAATCAATAGATAGATTTTTAAATGGAAAAGATTTAAAAGAGGGAAGATCTTTAGAAGCTGAGGGTGGTTATCAAACAAAGTTATATCTACCAACAGAGTATTTACCTGAAGGTTGGAATTCTTTTGGAAAAAATGAAAGAGTTATTCCTAAAATAGTGAATGGTGAAAATCTAGGATTTACAAAAGAGGAAGCTATAAAAGAGGCAAATAGATGTTTAAAATGCGAGTGTAAACTTTGTATGAAAGAGTGTAGTATGCTAAATGACTATACGGATTGTCCAAAAACTCTTTTTACAGAATATGCAGAAAAAGGTTATGAAAATGTAGATCCAAAGATATCTTACTCTTGTAATATGTGCAATCAATGCACTTTAAAATGTCCAAAAAGTCTTGATTTAAAATCAAACTTTAGTGATTTAAGAAGTAAATATATAAAAGATAATGGTGGAAAATCTCCAATGAAAGGGCATAAAGCGATTGAAGCACACCAGTATTTAGGATATTCAAAACTATTTAATACAACAAATACTGCTCCTAATGGAAAGAAAACAAAATATGTATTCTTCCCAGGATGTTCTCTACCATCATACAACTCAGTTGCTGTTGGAAATATTATGGATCACTTACAAAATAAGTTAGGCGGAGAAGTTGGTTCTCTATTGAAATGTTGTGGAAAACCACCTAAAGCTTTAGGGCAAGATGAACTTTTTAAAGAAAGATTCCAAACAGTTCAAGAGGAGCTAGACAAGGTTGGAGCAGAAACTATTATTGTTGCTTGTCAATCGTGTTATGGAATATTTGGTACATATGGAAAGCAAAATGTGATATCCTTATGGGAACTATTGCCAGAGATTGGATTACCAGAATCTCAACTTGGTATAGGAAAAGGCTCTGATGTAAAGTTTAATATACATGATTCATGCCCAACTAGAAATGTAACAAAAATTCATGATGGGATTAGATGGATTATGGAAAAGTTGGGGTATGAAGTAGAGGAGTTGGAAAATTCTAGAGAGAAAACTAGATGTTGTGGATTTGGTGGAATGATAGTTCCAGCTGTTCCAGAGGTGGCTAAAAAAGTTATGAATAGAAGAGCTAAAGAAACAACAACAGGTCATATGGTGACATATTGTGCCGCATGTAGAGAATCTATGGAAAATGGTGGAGCAGATGCTCTTCACATAGTTGATTTAATATTTGGAGATAAATATAAAAAATCAAAAGCTAAGAAAAGAAATATGGGCCCAGTAAAACAATGGCTAACAAGATATAAATCAAAACTGGAACTTAACAAACGGGAGAGTTAA
- a CDS encoding TVP38/TMEM64 family protein yields the protein MNQKKNSVKLIITVCVLIVVVIGIVKSGALEYLKDRQKLEILIKSLGVWGPIVYIGLYAIVTTTCISVLPLTLAGGLIFGAVMGIVYTAIGAGLGLSLSFLIARYIARKPIEEKFGNTEVFKKINEGVKNDGWFILATTRLLPIFPFGIQNYVYGLTPISFIQYSLLSTIFILPGTSVFVLLAGAVASGDMKTAVKMSILASLIFFGLTIITKIIAKKSKKNS from the coding sequence ATGAATCAGAAAAAAAATTCAGTAAAATTAATTATTACAGTATGTGTTTTAATTGTTGTTGTAATAGGAATAGTAAAATCTGGAGCTTTAGAATATTTAAAAGATAGACAAAAGTTAGAAATATTAATTAAAAGTTTGGGTGTATGGGGACCAATAGTATACATAGGACTATATGCTATTGTAACAACAACTTGTATATCTGTTTTACCACTGACTTTAGCAGGAGGATTAATATTTGGAGCTGTGATGGGAATTGTTTACACAGCTATAGGTGCAGGCTTAGGATTGTCTTTATCATTTTTAATAGCAAGATATATTGCTAGAAAACCTATTGAAGAAAAATTTGGAAATACAGAGGTTTTTAAAAAAATAAATGAAGGTGTAAAAAATGATGGTTGGTTTATTCTTGCAACAACAAGATTATTACCAATATTTCCTTTTGGAATTCAAAATTATGTTTATGGATTAACGCCAATAAGTTTTATTCAATACTCTTTATTATCAACAATTTTTATTTTACCAGGAACATCGGTATTTGTACTTCTAGCAGGAGCGGTTGCTTCAGGGGATATGAAAACAGCTGTTAAGATGTCAATATTGGCATCACTTATATTCTTTGGTCTAACTATAATAACAAAAATAATAGCAAAAAAATCAAAGAAAAACTCGTAA
- a CDS encoding ABC transporter substrate-binding protein, which produces MGKKIKLFTLSLLVLGMLTSCNKEKNKDVNIYMWGGSKEINTFMDDVVVPKVLENENINLKRVPIVDIKDVVNKLIIEKQAGKKNGVIDVLWVNGENFKALKDAGVLTENTLGSIKNKDLLKESTTVKDFGEDINGLEVPFGEAQFNFIYNTKNGKVPFTGWETLTEYVKKNPGRFTYPNATNFTGSAFVRNITIDMLGYDNIQNMTPEEFKENLNIVWNYLNEIEPYLWRKGETYPESEGKLDLLYSAGEVDVTMGYTINKVNSKIESGDYPETSKSFLLNKGTLFNNHYLAIPANAQNKDGAIAVINELVSPELQLLKQEPKNWGDFNILDMKKLPPETVKKFFDLNKSGKIPSSEELQEKRVMELTPDKLTIIEEGWLENVGKN; this is translated from the coding sequence ATGGGAAAAAAAATTAAATTATTTACACTTTCATTGTTAGTTTTGGGAATGCTAACAAGTTGTAATAAAGAAAAAAATAAAGATGTTAATATCTATATGTGGGGTGGTTCTAAAGAGATTAATACTTTTATGGATGATGTAGTCGTTCCTAAAGTGTTGGAAAATGAAAATATAAATTTAAAAAGAGTTCCTATTGTGGATATAAAAGATGTTGTAAATAAATTAATAATTGAGAAACAAGCTGGGAAAAAAAATGGAGTTATAGATGTTTTATGGGTAAATGGTGAAAACTTTAAAGCTTTAAAAGATGCTGGAGTTTTAACAGAAAATACTTTAGGAAGCATTAAAAATAAAGACTTATTAAAAGAGAGTACAACAGTTAAAGATTTTGGAGAGGATATTAATGGATTAGAGGTTCCATTTGGAGAAGCTCAGTTCAATTTTATATACAATACTAAAAATGGAAAGGTACCATTTACTGGTTGGGAGACTTTAACAGAGTATGTAAAAAAGAATCCAGGTAGATTTACTTATCCAAATGCAACTAATTTTACAGGAAGTGCTTTTGTAAGAAATATAACAATTGATATGTTAGGTTATGATAATATTCAAAATATGACTCCAGAAGAGTTTAAAGAAAATTTAAATATAGTTTGGAACTATTTAAATGAGATTGAACCTTATTTATGGAGAAAAGGTGAAACTTATCCTGAGTCAGAAGGGAAATTAGATCTTCTATATTCAGCTGGAGAAGTGGATGTGACTATGGGATACACTATAAATAAAGTAAATTCAAAAATAGAATCAGGAGATTATCCTGAAACATCAAAGAGCTTTTTATTAAATAAAGGAACTTTATTTAATAATCACTATTTAGCTATACCTGCAAATGCTCAAAATAAAGATGGAGCTATAGCTGTAATAAATGAATTAGTATCTCCAGAGTTACAACTATTGAAACAGGAACCTAAAAATTGGGGAGATTTTAATATCTTAGATATGAAAAAACTACCTCCTGAAACTGTAAAAAAATTCTTTGATTTAAATAAAAGTGGGAAAATTCCATCTTCAGAGGAGCTACAAGAAAAAAGAGTGATGGAACTAACACCTGATAAACTTACAATTATAGAAGAGGGATGGCTAGAGAACGTTGGAAAGAATTAA
- a CDS encoding sugar ABC transporter permease, with protein MTSLGYNRILTKSYFTLDYYRDVLSSKEFYESLIYTIKINSIAALLAFILTVIVIFLVFLSRRKGYFYTKFFQKVIEAPVFVPYLVSAYGILLLLMRRGVISNFLLKIGIISSMDEFPILTNDQYGIGIILTYVWKALPFMTMMSLPVVFRIDKKWDSLGKIYNLSNVAFFKKIVFPLVFPTLSISFFIVLTYLFAAFETPYILGVTHPRVLSVLVFDTYTKGNLDLRGKIMVMNILISSISLLFGGIMCLALKFFTKFQEREW; from the coding sequence ATGACCTCTTTAGGTTACAATAGAATTCTAACAAAATCATATTTTACTCTAGATTATTATAGAGACGTTCTTTCTTCAAAAGAGTTTTATGAAAGTTTAATATACACTATAAAAATAAATAGTATTGCTGCTCTTTTAGCTTTTATATTGACAGTTATTGTTATATTTCTAGTTTTTCTAAGTAGGAGAAAAGGATATTTTTATACAAAATTTTTTCAAAAAGTTATTGAAGCACCAGTATTTGTTCCATATTTAGTAAGTGCATATGGAATACTACTTCTACTTATGAGAAGAGGAGTAATAAGTAATTTTTTATTAAAAATAGGGATAATATCTTCTATGGATGAGTTTCCAATATTGACAAATGATCAATATGGAATTGGAATAATACTGACTTATGTTTGGAAGGCTTTACCATTTATGACTATGATGAGTCTTCCTGTAGTTTTTAGAATCGATAAAAAGTGGGATTCTTTGGGAAAAATATATAATTTAAGTAATGTTGCTTTTTTTAAAAAAATAGTTTTTCCACTGGTTTTTCCAACTTTAAGTATTAGCTTTTTTATAGTTTTAACATATCTTTTTGCAGCCTTTGAAACACCATATATTTTAGGGGTTACTCATCCTAGGGTACTTTCTGTACTAGTGTTTGATACATATACAAAAGGCAATTTAGATTTGAGAGGAAAAATAATGGTTATGAACATTTTAATCTCAAGTATAAGTTTATTATTTGGTGGAATAATGTGTTTAGCTTTGAAATTTTTTACGAAATTCCAGGAAAGGGAGTGGTAA
- a CDS encoding ABC transporter permease, which translates to MKKLFLWIIYFLLSLIFLLPFIGIFLNSMNFKMWEYVLKSGKTYDSLMTTLLVVIITMFINFIIGTPIASFMARENFRGKMFIEFLIILPLIIPTMVSTMGIQFAFIKLNLIETALGVAIVHSVTTMPYYIQSMRAGYVTLNKDYINLGKVLGANAIERFLKITLPIIYPSFLVGMSLVIIVSLAQYLVTFIIGGGQIMTLPILMMPYLVDGGITNGTVYSIIYVAFTYFLVFLVDRIVKNIYRKREY; encoded by the coding sequence ATGAAAAAATTATTTTTATGGATTATATATTTTTTATTATCCTTAATATTTTTATTGCCTTTTATTGGAATATTTTTAAATAGTATGAATTTTAAGATGTGGGAATATGTGTTAAAATCAGGGAAAACTTATGATAGCTTAATGACTACACTTTTAGTTGTTATTATAACAATGTTTATAAATTTTATAATTGGAACTCCCATAGCTTCTTTTATGGCTAGGGAAAATTTTAGAGGAAAGATGTTTATAGAGTTTTTAATCATCCTTCCACTAATTATTCCAACAATGGTTAGTACAATGGGAATTCAATTTGCATTTATAAAATTGAATTTAATAGAAACAGCATTGGGAGTTGCCATTGTTCACAGCGTGACAACAATGCCTTATTATATTCAAAGTATGAGAGCAGGATATGTGACATTAAATAAAGATTATATAAACTTAGGAAAAGTTTTAGGAGCCAATGCCATAGAGCGTTTTTTAAAAATAACTTTGCCTATAATTTATCCATCATTTTTAGTTGGAATGTCTTTAGTTATTATCGTTTCATTAGCTCAATATCTAGTAACTTTTATAATTGGAGGAGGTCAAATTATGACACTTCCAATTTTAATGATGCCGTATTTAGTTGATGGAGGCATTACTAATGGAACGGTTTATAGTATTATATACGTTGCTTTCACATACTTTTTAGTTTTTTTAGTAGACCGAATAGTAAAAAATATTTATAGAAAGAGAGAGTACTAA
- a CDS encoding ABC transporter ATP-binding protein, with product MIEIKGVSKSFSGFSLKNIDISIEDGEFIGILGQSGSGKSTLLNLVAGLDKDFSGEILINGKSPSRMIKDGEVAMVFQKDLLLPHLSVWENIAFGLKIKKVSKDEIEKRVKDAILEMDLVGKEKRFPSELSGGEKQRVSIARAIVTRPKLLLMDEPFSALDFNLRDRMQKMVKKLHKKLKVTIIFVTHDREEAFYLSNKIGIMFRGELLDYGTPKNLYNNPKNVYTAKLLAVENIFSKEIFEKVFKCEVESCKFVALRGKSIRVIENSNLKGIVHEINFKMGGYSVVVSLENEKITLVEEKEFLYKVGDEVSLIYNDNEKILIGEQK from the coding sequence ATGATAGAAATAAAGGGAGTGTCTAAATCCTTCTCTGGATTCTCACTAAAAAATATAGATATCTCTATAGAAGATGGTGAATTTATTGGAATATTAGGACAATCTGGATCAGGGAAATCTACTCTTTTAAATTTGGTGGCGGGCTTAGATAAAGATTTTAGTGGTGAAATATTGATAAATGGAAAAAGTCCAAGCAGAATGATAAAAGATGGAGAGGTAGCTATGGTTTTTCAAAAAGATTTACTTCTCCCACATCTAAGTGTTTGGGAAAATATAGCTTTTGGATTAAAAATTAAAAAGGTCTCAAAAGATGAGATTGAAAAAAGAGTTAAAGATGCTATATTAGAAATGGATTTAGTGGGAAAAGAAAAAAGATTTCCCAGTGAGTTAAGTGGTGGAGAAAAACAAAGGGTTTCTATAGCTAGAGCCATAGTGACAAGACCTAAACTTTTATTGATGGATGAACCTTTTTCAGCTTTAGATTTTAATTTAAGAGATAGAATGCAAAAGATGGTTAAAAAACTTCATAAAAAATTAAAAGTTACAATTATATTTGTAACTCATGATAGAGAGGAAGCCTTTTATTTGTCTAATAAAATTGGAATTATGTTTAGAGGAGAACTTTTAGACTATGGAACTCCAAAAAATTTATATAATAATCCTAAAAATGTTTACACAGCAAAGTTATTAGCTGTGGAAAATATCTTTTCAAAAGAGATATTTGAAAAGGTTTTTAAGTGTGAAGTAGAGTCTTGTAAGTTTGTTGCTCTTAGAGGGAAGAGTATTAGAGTTATAGAAAATTCAAATTTAAAGGGAATAGTTCATGAAATAAACTTTAAAATGGGGGGATATTCAGTGGTTGTATCCTTGGAGAATGAAAAAATAACTTTAGTGGAAGAGAAAGAGTTTTTATATAAAGTAGGAGATGAAGTATCTCTTATTTACAATGACAATGAGAAAATTTTAATAGGAGAGCAAAAATAG
- a CDS encoding CDP-alcohol phosphatidyltransferase family protein, with translation MLDTHCRKYIQPLIGVGAEIAMKFGLSANAVTIIAMLLGIFSGVLVAFGFNILAVLVLWFSGYLDAVDGTIARKIKSSSPFGTVMDITFDRMVEGAVILGVAYKYTEFSFISLILAVSIIISMTIFLTTGPLAENKGEKTFYYQAGLAERTEGFLMLSLIILLKENAGVVINIFTVMVLFTAFQRFIEAKKILK, from the coding sequence ATGTTAGATACACATTGTAGAAAATACATCCAACCGTTGATAGGTGTTGGAGCAGAAATAGCTATGAAATTTGGCTTAAGTGCAAATGCAGTTACAATAATAGCTATGTTGTTGGGAATTTTTAGTGGAGTTTTAGTAGCTTTTGGATTTAATATTCTAGCGGTTTTAGTTTTATGGTTTTCTGGATATTTAGATGCTGTAGATGGAACAATAGCTAGAAAAATAAAATCATCATCACCTTTTGGAACTGTAATGGATATTACTTTTGATAGAATGGTTGAAGGTGCAGTTATCTTAGGAGTTGCGTATAAATATACAGAGTTTAGTTTTATATCTCTTATCTTAGCAGTAAGTATTATTATATCAATGACAATATTTTTAACGACAGGGCCACTAGCTGAAAATAAAGGAGAAAAGACATTTTATTATCAAGCTGGATTAGCTGAAAGAACTGAAGGGTTTTTAATGTTGAGTTTAATAATACTTTTAAAGGAAAATGCAGGAGTTGTAATAAATATATTTACAGTGATGGTACTGTTTACAGCTTTCCAAAGATTTATAGAAGCTAAAAAAATATTGAAATAG